A region from the Chlamydiota bacterium genome encodes:
- a CDS encoding omptin family outer membrane protease, translated as MKNKIVLLPTLFYFIFFYSQLPHASNLETDLKVSDGYRVDHFDWNIAGDINGQNPNILSELTWKDLEINEIKGEEQILIHKKILLKGSIAYGWILDGKNQDSDFAGDDRTLEFSRSINGAGGGNTLDGSLGAGLQWHFFKGNLSLTPLGGYSYHEQNLRIGDGIEFIPTSDSIVSIPLTGPTDTYDTQWKGPWIGLDLVTQPTEKITLSLEFQYHWADYEAVADWHMREDFAHPVSFRHEADGNGIVFSMGTNYALSHHGSIFFNIGFEQWSTDPGIDHTFVSDGTVEDYRLNEVNWKSLVMRLGLGFHF; from the coding sequence ATGAAAAACAAAATCGTTCTATTGCCTACCCTTTTTTATTTTATATTTTTTTATTCCCAACTTCCTCATGCCTCAAACCTCGAGACGGATTTAAAAGTCAGCGATGGCTACCGCGTAGATCATTTCGACTGGAATATCGCAGGAGATATCAACGGACAAAACCCGAACATCCTTTCAGAACTCACTTGGAAAGATTTAGAGATCAACGAAATCAAGGGAGAGGAACAAATCCTCATTCACAAAAAAATTTTACTTAAAGGTTCCATCGCCTATGGCTGGATTCTGGATGGTAAAAATCAAGATTCTGATTTTGCAGGTGACGACCGTACCCTTGAATTTTCCCGTTCCATCAACGGTGCTGGCGGGGGGAACACACTCGATGGTTCACTGGGGGCCGGGCTCCAATGGCATTTTTTTAAAGGAAATCTGTCCCTCACCCCTCTTGGCGGTTATTCTTATCATGAGCAAAATTTAAGAATCGGAGATGGGATTGAATTTATTCCTACTTCAGATTCTATTGTATCCATCCCCCTCACAGGCCCGACCGACACGTACGATACCCAATGGAAAGGACCCTGGATCGGTTTAGACCTCGTGACCCAACCCACTGAAAAAATAACTTTATCCCTCGAGTTTCAATACCACTGGGCAGACTACGAAGCTGTGGCAGACTGGCATATGAGGGAAGACTTCGCCCATCCTGTGAGCTTTCGTCACGAAGCGGATGGAAATGGAATTGTCTTTTCGATGGGAACGAATTACGCATTGTCCCATCATGGGTCTATTTTTTTTAACATCGGATTTGAGCAATGGTCAACGGATCCAGGGATTGATCATACCTTTGTGTCAGACGGAACCGTTGAAGATTACCGCTTGAACGAAGTTAACTGGAAATCCCTTGTCATGAGACTGGGGTTAGGATTTCATTTTTAA